Proteins encoded within one genomic window of Dyadobacter chenhuakuii:
- the der gene encoding ribosome biogenesis GTPase Der, whose translation MANIISIVGRPNVGKSTLFNRLTESRKAIMDNQSGVTRDRHYGYGEWTDQYFTVIDTGGYVVGSEDIFEGAIREQVELALEESTVVLFMVDTMTGLTDLDKDFANVLRRVKKPVYLVANKAETQERYQSAAEFYELGLGDQIFAISAQTGFGTGELLDQVITHFETPGVEDPEAGIPRIAIMGRPNVGKSSFLNVLTGTDRSIVTDIAGTTRDAIHTHYNAFGMEFILTDTAGLRRKSRVNEDIEYYSTLRSVKAMEESDVCIILLDATLGLEGQDMNIIGQADKAKKGIVIMVNKWDLVEKDSKTADTFKKALLERLAPMNYMPIIFASVVEKQRIHQVMEKAMEVYKNKTKKITTSKLNEVMQAEIERYPPPADRGKYINIKYMIQLPTPSPTFVFFSSNPKHVKEPYLRYLENRMRENFDFSGVPITIFFREK comes from the coding sequence ATGGCAAATATTATTTCAATTGTTGGGCGTCCGAATGTGGGCAAATCCACATTATTTAACCGCCTTACGGAGAGTCGTAAGGCAATTATGGACAACCAGAGCGGCGTTACCCGTGACCGCCATTATGGTTACGGTGAATGGACCGATCAATATTTTACGGTAATTGACACCGGCGGTTATGTCGTTGGTTCAGAAGATATTTTTGAAGGCGCAATTCGTGAGCAGGTTGAGCTTGCATTGGAAGAATCCACGGTGGTTTTGTTCATGGTGGACACGATGACGGGACTTACGGATCTGGACAAAGATTTCGCAAATGTGCTTAGGCGGGTTAAGAAGCCGGTTTATTTGGTTGCTAACAAAGCGGAAACGCAGGAACGTTACCAGTCTGCCGCTGAATTTTACGAGTTAGGGCTTGGTGATCAGATATTTGCTATTTCTGCACAAACAGGCTTTGGAACGGGTGAGTTGTTGGATCAGGTGATCACACATTTTGAGACACCGGGCGTTGAAGATCCCGAGGCTGGAATCCCGCGTATTGCGATCATGGGGAGACCGAATGTGGGTAAATCTTCGTTCCTGAATGTGCTTACAGGAACAGACAGAAGCATTGTGACGGACATTGCAGGCACAACGCGCGACGCCATTCACACGCATTACAATGCATTCGGAATGGAGTTCATCTTAACGGATACTGCCGGACTTCGCCGCAAATCACGCGTTAACGAAGACATTGAATATTATTCCACATTGCGTTCGGTGAAAGCGATGGAGGAATCGGATGTTTGTATCATTCTTTTGGATGCGACACTAGGTCTGGAAGGTCAGGATATGAACATTATCGGTCAGGCAGATAAGGCGAAGAAGGGCATTGTGATCATGGTCAACAAGTGGGACTTGGTTGAAAAGGATTCCAAAACGGCTGATACATTTAAAAAAGCGCTTTTGGAAAGACTTGCTCCAATGAACTACATGCCGATCATTTTCGCTTCCGTGGTTGAAAAACAACGCATTCACCAGGTGATGGAAAAGGCGATGGAGGTTTATAAAAACAAAACCAAGAAAATCACGACTTCGAAGTTGAATGAAGTGATGCAGGCTGAGATCGAAAGATATCCGCCGCCGGCTGATAGAGGAAAGTATATCAACATTAAGTATATGATCCAGCTGCCCACGCCGTCGCCGACGTTCGTGTTTTTCAGCAGCAATCCGAAGCACGTGAAGGAGCCTTACCTGCGTTACCTGGAAAACAGGATGCGCGAGAACTTCGATTTTTCAGGGGTTCCTATTACAATCTTTTTCAGAGAGAAGTAA
- the era gene encoding GTPase Era, whose product MEEKTEIAVPFRNHRAGFVSIIGKPNVGKSTLMNVLVGERMSIITSKAQTTRHRIMGILNGKHEDIPFQLVYSDTPGVIKPAYKLHDSMMTFVKGSLEDADVVLFVAEIGEKVADHEVLPLLKRADAPVVLVLNKIDLSDQEHVDAKMAEWEAAIQPDAIVPISALHQANIATLFDAVITRLPFHPPYFGEDELTDKPERFFASEMIREKIFLNYRQEIPYSSEVLITEFKERDDMIVIRAEILVERKSQKGIIIGEKGEMLKKIGTQARIDMEAFFGKKVFLEQHVRVEPDWRSKENKLRQFGYDE is encoded by the coding sequence ATGGAAGAAAAGACAGAAATAGCAGTTCCTTTCCGCAACCACCGCGCGGGTTTCGTCAGCATTATTGGTAAGCCAAATGTTGGTAAATCCACATTAATGAACGTTCTGGTGGGCGAAAGGATGTCGATAATTACCTCGAAAGCCCAGACTACGCGGCATCGCATCATGGGCATTCTGAATGGGAAGCATGAAGATATCCCGTTTCAGCTGGTCTACTCGGATACGCCGGGTGTCATCAAGCCGGCTTATAAGCTGCACGATTCGATGATGACTTTTGTAAAAGGTTCATTGGAGGATGCAGACGTGGTTTTGTTCGTGGCGGAAATAGGAGAGAAGGTGGCGGATCATGAAGTTTTGCCTTTGCTGAAACGCGCCGATGCGCCGGTGGTGCTGGTTTTGAATAAAATTGACCTTTCTGATCAGGAGCATGTGGATGCGAAAATGGCGGAGTGGGAAGCGGCGATCCAACCGGATGCCATTGTGCCGATCTCTGCATTGCATCAAGCGAACATTGCAACCCTGTTTGACGCCGTAATCACCAGATTACCATTTCACCCGCCGTATTTTGGCGAAGATGAACTAACCGATAAGCCGGAGCGTTTCTTTGCTTCTGAAATGATCCGCGAAAAGATCTTCCTTAATTATCGCCAGGAAATTCCATACAGCTCCGAAGTTTTAATTACAGAATTTAAAGAACGGGACGACATGATCGTTATCCGCGCGGAAATCCTTGTGGAACGCAAAAGCCAGAAAGGAATCATTATAGGAGAAAAAGGCGAAATGCTGAAAAAAATCGGGACGCAGGCGAGGATTGATATGGAAGCGTTTTTTGGTAAAAAAGTGTTTCTGGAACAACATGTGCGGGTTGAGCCGGATTGGAGAAGCAAGGAAAACAAACTCAGGCAGTTTGGCTACGACGAATAA
- a CDS encoding YozE family protein produces the protein MKQQKHTPAFVKRKAKNLKKESGISHMKALNTISIELGYHNWKHFLQSIGQQSIPNLEVTSEVYHLSFTDWLKKHKNRDSPLGDLASDMLTDNTWPLYEALDKYLDYMSFRNAPRVVVETVKRAWKSYKAYLHRKNSPKSSLPRIVKQKPKNHDLRKITYVSNVTPLHSSKRTVEKFAVGDKAWISWEGRKAIPVTIIEVDGRYYSFRVERPLKRAGKEHYLRLDEVRSTPELACINYVTW, from the coding sequence ATGAAACAGCAAAAACATACGCCTGCTTTTGTAAAGCGCAAGGCGAAAAATCTAAAAAAGGAAAGCGGCATAAGCCACATGAAAGCTCTGAATACAATTTCCATAGAGCTGGGATATCACAACTGGAAACATTTTTTGCAAAGCATAGGGCAGCAATCCATCCCTAACCTAGAAGTGACGAGTGAAGTATATCACCTGAGTTTCACTGACTGGCTGAAAAAGCACAAAAACAGAGATTCCCCTTTGGGTGACTTGGCCTCAGATATGCTGACAGATAATACTTGGCCGCTGTATGAAGCCTTGGACAAATACCTCGACTACATGAGCTTTAGAAACGCACCTCGAGTAGTGGTGGAAACTGTCAAAAGGGCATGGAAATCCTACAAAGCTTATCTGCATAGAAAGAATTCGCCCAAATCAAGCCTTCCTCGTATTGTCAAGCAAAAGCCTAAAAATCACGATCTCCGGAAGATTACATATGTGTCCAATGTTACGCCACTTCACTCTTCAAAGAGAACGGTAGAAAAGTTTGCCGTCGGAGATAAGGCATGGATTTCCTGGGAGGGAAGAAAAGCTATTCCAGTGACAATTATCGAAGTCGATGGCAGATATTATTCCTTTAGAGTAGAACGTCCGTTGAAGAGGGCCGGTAAAGAACATTACCTACGTCTTGACGAGGTTCGCAGCACACCAGAATTAGCCTGTATAAATTACGTTACATGGTAG
- a CDS encoding restriction endonuclease, translated as MKEHFKYRFSDLFNPTLTALHVLGGSGSVDEIEDQVATILKLTDEQVNEIHRGNTTKLTYRLAWARNYLKHYGLLENSSRGVWALTEQGLKTKSIDKDVVNKKVAAESKKGRLSKETPKEVEPIDEAENEEIERLSWQEQIIEELQNISPSSFERLCQRLLRELGFQNVEVTGRVNDGGIDGKGLLRLGGVLSFHVIFQAKRYKGSVSPSIIRDFRGAMVGRADKGLIITTGTFTREAKKEAQRDGAPPIDLMDGSDLAEKLKELRLGVDIELIEKVNIKKEWFKTL; from the coding sequence ATGAAGGAGCATTTTAAATATAGGTTTAGTGATTTATTCAATCCGACGTTAACTGCACTTCACGTCCTTGGAGGTTCTGGATCTGTTGATGAAATTGAAGATCAGGTTGCAACAATTCTAAAATTAACTGACGAGCAGGTCAATGAAATCCATAGAGGTAATACAACGAAGCTCACTTATCGCTTAGCCTGGGCGAGAAATTATCTTAAACACTACGGCCTCTTGGAAAACTCTTCCAGAGGCGTATGGGCATTGACTGAACAAGGCCTAAAGACAAAATCTATAGATAAGGATGTTGTTAATAAAAAGGTAGCGGCAGAAAGTAAAAAAGGCCGCCTTTCAAAGGAAACACCCAAAGAAGTTGAACCAATTGACGAGGCCGAAAACGAGGAAATCGAAAGACTTTCTTGGCAAGAGCAGATAATTGAGGAATTGCAAAATATATCACCAAGCTCATTTGAAAGGCTATGCCAGCGGCTGTTGAGAGAATTAGGATTTCAAAACGTTGAGGTAACTGGAAGAGTAAATGACGGAGGTATTGACGGCAAGGGCCTACTGCGGCTTGGAGGTGTTCTTTCATTTCATGTAATATTCCAGGCAAAACGGTACAAAGGGAGTGTCTCACCATCCATCATTCGTGATTTTAGAGGAGCAATGGTAGGTAGGGCAGATAAAGGCTTGATTATTACAACAGGGACGTTTACAAGGGAGGCAAAAAAGGAGGCCCAACGAGATGGTGCTCCTCCGATTGACCTCATGGATGGAAGTGACCTGGCGGAAAAATTGAAAGAATTGAGACTTGGAGTTGATATTGAACTGATCGAGAAGGTTAATATCAAAAAAGAATGGTTCAAGACTCTTTAG
- a CDS encoding AIPR family protein gives MSKLHVNHLKAKLTELYSDKIDISDARSEDDKENFFLTRAYASYTLQILAQIDAITASSAIVDGFDDNGIDAIYFDRRNKELWLVQSKWIKSGSGEPDTGETSRFKNGVTDLIDLRFDRFNAKVKGKEAEVIEALEDPLVKIKIVLTYTGQDTFSEHNRRVIDDLLAELNDPSELAIFNRFSLKQAHKSLVGILDGQPIKADLALSNWGKVEEPYSAIYGTINGNDLAQLWSENRGRLFSDNIRDFIGFSEVNEDIRETALNEPENFYFYNNGITALCQSLHKKPVGGGDRAVGIFVANDLKIVNGAQTVGSIGNAYEINPEQIGKLNVFIKIISLENCPPEFGLNVTKKTNTQNRIDKKDFVSLDPEQDRLKTELALERIVYHLKRSDGVIKQDESNCYVEEVITALACAKPDINLAVQAKREVGKLWEDISKQPYTDIINTAVTATQAWRAVKIMREVTNKLKLKEQAASGREKSCYIHCNRFVLNIVFSNIGQQVLRDPNFDFDAYFDSTLPTIIDQVTEQTKTKMEELFPTSLVHQVFRNFTKCRTLKGLLN, from the coding sequence GTGAGCAAATTACACGTTAATCATCTCAAAGCGAAACTAACTGAGCTTTATTCTGACAAGATCGACATTTCAGATGCTAGGAGTGAAGACGACAAAGAGAATTTTTTTTTGACAAGAGCTTATGCCTCGTACACACTACAAATATTAGCGCAAATTGACGCGATAACAGCATCCTCCGCAATTGTTGATGGATTTGATGATAACGGTATTGATGCTATCTATTTTGACAGACGAAACAAAGAGCTATGGTTGGTGCAGTCCAAATGGATAAAAAGCGGAAGCGGGGAACCTGATACGGGAGAAACTTCTCGATTTAAGAATGGTGTGACTGACTTAATAGATTTAAGGTTCGACAGATTTAACGCGAAAGTCAAAGGCAAAGAAGCAGAAGTGATTGAGGCACTGGAAGATCCACTTGTGAAGATAAAAATTGTACTAACATACACCGGACAAGACACATTTTCGGAACATAATAGACGCGTAATTGATGATTTACTAGCTGAACTTAATGATCCTTCTGAACTAGCTATTTTTAACAGATTTTCGCTCAAACAAGCACATAAATCTCTTGTCGGAATACTTGATGGCCAACCAATAAAAGCGGATTTAGCTCTTTCAAATTGGGGTAAAGTAGAGGAGCCTTATAGTGCTATTTACGGGACAATAAATGGAAATGACTTGGCGCAACTGTGGAGCGAAAACCGTGGACGACTTTTTTCAGATAATATTCGAGACTTCATTGGATTTAGCGAGGTAAATGAGGACATAAGAGAAACTGCACTGAACGAGCCAGAAAACTTTTATTTCTATAACAATGGAATCACTGCATTATGTCAGAGTCTACATAAAAAACCAGTCGGTGGTGGGGATAGGGCTGTGGGTATTTTCGTAGCTAACGATTTGAAAATCGTAAACGGCGCACAAACTGTTGGCAGTATTGGAAATGCCTATGAGATAAATCCTGAACAGATTGGAAAGCTAAATGTCTTTATAAAAATAATTTCGCTTGAAAACTGTCCGCCAGAATTCGGATTAAACGTAACAAAAAAAACGAATACGCAAAATCGAATAGACAAGAAAGACTTTGTTTCACTTGATCCCGAGCAAGATAGACTTAAGACAGAATTAGCACTTGAAAGAATTGTGTATCATTTGAAACGATCAGATGGCGTGATTAAACAGGATGAATCCAACTGCTATGTCGAAGAGGTAATAACAGCTTTAGCATGCGCAAAACCTGACATCAATTTAGCGGTTCAGGCGAAACGTGAAGTTGGAAAGTTATGGGAGGACATATCAAAGCAGCCTTACACTGATATTATCAATACGGCTGTTACTGCTACACAAGCTTGGCGTGCTGTTAAAATTATGAGAGAAGTTACGAACAAGCTGAAACTGAAAGAGCAAGCAGCATCAGGTCGTGAAAAAAGTTGTTATATTCATTGTAACAGATTTGTGTTAAATATTGTGTTTTCAAATATTGGACAACAGGTTTTACGTGATCCAAACTTTGACTTTGATGCATACTTTGATTCAACCTTGCCTACCATAATTGATCAAGTTACAGAACAAACAAAAACCAAAATGGAAGAATTGTTTCCTACTTCACTGGTACATCAGGTGTTTCGAAATTTTACGAAATGTAGAACATTGAAAGGATTACTAAATTAG
- a CDS encoding terminase gpP N-terminus-related DNA-binding protein, whose protein sequence is MAKKTLTIKERAFNYHVKGLTFSEIGKLLDLSPRTVERYSQVDEWKARANQVVLPQRAKELRGRGFSCTTIAQMIGVSKSTVSNYLRRAEVKNKAK, encoded by the coding sequence ATGGCAAAGAAAACACTCACAATAAAGGAAAGGGCTTTTAACTACCATGTAAAGGGATTGACATTTTCAGAAATAGGCAAGTTATTGGATTTGTCGCCAAGGACGGTGGAGAGGTACAGTCAAGTGGATGAGTGGAAAGCGAGGGCCAACCAAGTAGTCCTTCCTCAACGGGCAAAGGAATTACGAGGAAGGGGTTTTTCGTGCACTACAATTGCGCAAATGATTGGAGTAAGTAAAAGTACAGTTTCCAATTATTTAAGGCGTGCAGAGGTAAAAAATAAGGCTAAATAG
- a CDS encoding helix-turn-helix domain-containing protein yields MERQILQVEGLTAQTLLELFGSVNKRLDELGARVSPPDQTVFLTREEVGKFLKISLPTVWAWSKQGILKPHRLGNQVRYIESEVLQAAKATGKGGVSK; encoded by the coding sequence ATGGAAAGACAAATTTTGCAAGTAGAGGGTTTGACAGCTCAAACACTATTAGAGCTGTTCGGTAGCGTAAATAAGCGACTGGATGAATTAGGAGCAAGAGTTAGCCCACCCGACCAAACGGTATTTTTGACGCGTGAGGAAGTGGGAAAGTTTCTTAAAATATCACTTCCAACCGTTTGGGCTTGGTCTAAGCAGGGTATTTTAAAACCTCATCGCTTAGGTAACCAAGTGAGGTATATTGAGTCAGAGGTTTTGCAGGCAGCGAAAGCTACGGGAAAAGGAGGGGTCTCAAAATGA
- a CDS encoding site-specific integrase: MARKTTSQITYILHDPKAKAETPIYGIIRFNNDRIKVSTGFKVLPEHWDGAKYDKAGKLVSQGRQRVKNVLSASNKDQVNKYLSDMEHEVSRLLNEMKSERVAVTKEAVKQAIDDWKNPKEVETDTVPKLYRFIQEFIDKSPERTNSKGTKITHRTIQKYNTVFSVLKEFASGYDRVVDFSTIDIVFYTDFKQYLEQKEFSVNNIGKYIQTLKVWLNDALTYGKSDNKAHQSLKFKVTNEESDSIYLSEKELQDIAKIDLSNNKRLEQVRDLFLVGCYTGLRFSDLTTLKSSQIKNGFIRIEQNKTLGKVVIPCFPIVEEMFKKYDGNLPCAISNQKMNDYIKEVCKLAKWETLESISITKGGKRITKTVPKWELVKTHTARRSFATNMYLRGIPAKTIMAVTGHATEKSFNKYIKVTQEEHAILMKKQFDRGVFREAM, translated from the coding sequence ATGGCAAGGAAAACTACCTCTCAAATTACTTACATCCTGCATGATCCAAAGGCAAAAGCAGAAACCCCTATCTATGGCATTATAAGATTCAACAACGACAGAATAAAAGTGTCAACTGGTTTTAAGGTTCTTCCCGAGCATTGGGACGGTGCTAAGTACGACAAGGCAGGCAAACTTGTAAGTCAGGGACGGCAGCGAGTGAAAAACGTGTTGTCTGCGTCTAATAAAGATCAGGTGAACAAATACCTGTCTGATATGGAGCATGAGGTTTCTAGGCTCTTAAATGAGATGAAGTCTGAGCGGGTGGCAGTCACGAAGGAGGCTGTCAAGCAAGCAATAGACGATTGGAAAAACCCGAAAGAGGTCGAGACAGATACCGTTCCAAAGCTTTATAGGTTTATTCAGGAGTTTATTGACAAATCGCCTGAACGAACGAACTCAAAGGGTACTAAGATTACCCATAGGACGATACAAAAGTATAACACGGTTTTTTCAGTACTGAAAGAATTCGCGAGCGGCTATGACCGGGTTGTTGATTTTAGCACGATTGATATTGTCTTTTATACCGACTTCAAGCAGTATTTGGAGCAAAAGGAGTTTTCAGTAAATAACATAGGGAAATACATTCAGACCTTAAAAGTCTGGTTGAATGATGCGTTAACCTATGGTAAAAGTGACAATAAAGCGCACCAGAGCCTTAAATTTAAGGTAACTAATGAGGAGTCAGATTCTATTTACCTCTCTGAAAAGGAGTTGCAAGACATAGCAAAAATCGACTTGTCTAACAATAAAAGGTTAGAGCAAGTGCGGGACTTGTTTTTGGTAGGATGTTATACCGGCTTGCGATTTTCAGACTTAACTACTTTGAAATCAAGCCAAATAAAGAATGGCTTCATTCGAATAGAACAAAACAAGACGTTAGGAAAGGTTGTTATTCCTTGCTTCCCGATCGTCGAAGAAATGTTTAAGAAATATGACGGTAATTTACCCTGTGCCATCTCCAACCAAAAAATGAATGATTATATAAAGGAGGTCTGCAAGCTTGCAAAATGGGAAACACTAGAAAGTATTTCCATTACAAAAGGAGGCAAGAGAATTACCAAAACTGTTCCGAAATGGGAACTTGTTAAAACGCATACTGCCCGACGGTCATTTGCTACTAACATGTATTTGAGAGGAATACCGGCAAAAACAATTATGGCGGTAACTGGGCATGCAACTGAAAAATCTTTCAACAAATACATAAAAGTGACGCAAGAAGAGCATGCAATTTTGATGAAAAAACAATTTGATAGAGGGGTGTTTAGGGAAGCTATGTAG
- a CDS encoding KilA-N domain-containing protein translates to MTTAPSQKRKLNVKGISITLDIADNGDDFISLSDVAKGFDGGTALIEQWIRNKNTIEFLGIWETINNPDFNSPEFEGIKSEAGTNRFMMSAKQWINKTHAIGISANAGRYGGTFAHKDIVLEFCAWLSPEFKFLLIREFQRLKEQEAATNNHEWNLKRMLSKVNYRIHTDSIKHNLIPFLNTSKENEKFVYINEAELLNVALFGITSKEWKQKNVQLASNGLNIRDIADLHQLTVLSNLESYNAILNSNNIPEETRFEELRKTALTQLATLRSMAHPEHYLLQSNQQAGNPDQPPKI, encoded by the coding sequence ATGACCACGGCACCATCTCAAAAAAGAAAACTTAACGTAAAGGGAATTTCTATCACATTAGACATTGCCGATAATGGCGACGACTTTATCTCACTTTCCGATGTGGCCAAAGGTTTTGATGGCGGAACTGCTTTGATAGAACAATGGATAAGAAATAAGAATACTATTGAATTCCTGGGAATATGGGAAACTATTAATAATCCTGATTTTAATTCCCCCGAATTCGAGGGAATTAAAAGTGAAGCCGGGACTAATCGTTTCATGATGTCTGCCAAACAATGGATTAACAAAACACATGCAATTGGAATCTCTGCGAATGCCGGACGATATGGCGGCACTTTTGCTCACAAGGATATCGTATTGGAATTTTGTGCGTGGCTAAGTCCTGAGTTTAAATTTCTTTTGATCCGAGAATTTCAACGATTAAAAGAACAGGAGGCAGCAACTAACAACCACGAGTGGAACCTTAAAAGAATGCTAAGCAAAGTCAATTACAGAATTCACACCGACTCCATCAAACACAACTTGATTCCTTTTCTGAACACATCAAAAGAGAACGAGAAATTTGTGTATATAAATGAAGCGGAACTCTTAAATGTTGCGTTGTTCGGCATCACGTCGAAAGAATGGAAGCAAAAGAATGTTCAGCTGGCTTCAAACGGCCTTAATATAAGAGATATTGCAGATTTGCATCAATTGACTGTACTATCAAACCTTGAAAGTTACAATGCTATATTAAACAGCAATAATATACCAGAGGAAACCAGATTTGAAGAGCTGCGAAAGACTGCATTAACACAGCTGGCGACATTGAGGTCAATGGCTCATCCTGAACATTACCTATTGCAAAGCAATCAGCAGGCTGGTAACCCAGACCAACCTCCCAAAATTTAA